A genomic region of Vibrio sp. 10N contains the following coding sequences:
- a CDS encoding 3D domain-containing protein, whose amino-acid sequence MKAIIFFLSILVVSFHGFAHQEHSLVVKASAYTSAVGETDSTPNIGAWGDTLKPGMKSIAVSRDLLDMGLNHNQEVKIEGFEGTYRVLDKMHKRWNKKIDIYMGNDVEKAKQWGVRNVTIYWTSEEK is encoded by the coding sequence ATGAAAGCCATAATCTTTTTTCTCTCAATTCTTGTTGTGTCTTTTCATGGATTCGCCCATCAAGAGCACTCTCTAGTAGTTAAAGCCAGCGCTTATACTTCGGCAGTCGGTGAAACTGATTCCACTCCTAACATTGGTGCTTGGGGTGATACCCTTAAACCAGGAATGAAGTCCATCGCAGTGTCTAGAGATCTGCTCGATATGGGCTTAAATCACAATCAAGAAGTCAAAATTGAAGGGTTTGAAGGTACATACCGTGTTCTAGATAAAATGCATAAACGATGGAATAAGAAAATCGACATTTACATGGGAAACGATGTTGAGAAAGCAAAACAATGGGGAGTGCGAAACGTCACTATTTACTGGACTAGCGAAGAAAAGTAG
- a CDS encoding DUF2384 domain-containing protein: MQVGVDITSEQRIKALHAALRILDKWQFSYSEKATLLGLQHDREDREEVSDSTLERISYILNIHKALRQTFGSDETIYDWVRKANNHPTLSGASAKDYMLSGNECALSKIAKLVIGYSAQ, translated from the coding sequence ATGCAAGTAGGGGTTGATATTACTTCTGAGCAGCGCATAAAGGCGCTTCACGCTGCACTGCGTATTCTGGATAAGTGGCAATTCAGTTACAGTGAGAAAGCTACGTTGCTTGGTTTGCAGCATGATCGGGAAGACAGAGAAGAGGTGAGTGACTCTACACTAGAGAGAATCAGCTATATTCTGAATATTCACAAAGCATTACGGCAGACTTTTGGTAGCGATGAAACGATATATGATTGGGTGCGCAAGGCTAATAATCACCCCACTTTGTCGGGTGCTTCAGCAAAGGATTACATGCTGTCAGGGAACGAATGTGCGCTATCAAAGATCGCAAAACTGGTTATCGGCTATAGTGCACAGTAA
- a CDS encoding DUF2971 domain-containing protein → MLIGHHYTSIDTFISILESTNIWAANLRNMNDPNEGALGLDKLRNLIRKQYGTCLSNSTSDIDCFSVSFSLEDDVLSQWRAYANDGTGVSIGFDLDVLDQFITPTIDTVPFTSQIINVKYGDEDFLGNANRFLSDKNFHDNPDEINLFVRFEQYAYKDLFYKEESEVRLVAELPNPLTFERGCLYQEQYKKTVHERVSPYGLTKYLHFQHSCRCTNQTAIKSIRLGPKCPLGVEDVKYLLFKHGVGDYNTIKIAHSNGNYR, encoded by the coding sequence ATGCTCATTGGTCACCATTACACGTCAATTGATACTTTTATTAGCATTCTTGAAAGTACGAATATTTGGGCTGCTAATCTACGGAACATGAATGATCCTAATGAGGGTGCTTTGGGTTTAGATAAGTTAAGAAACCTCATACGAAAGCAGTACGGTACTTGTCTCAGCAATTCAACATCTGATATAGATTGCTTCTCAGTATCTTTTTCTCTCGAAGATGATGTTCTAAGCCAGTGGCGAGCCTATGCAAATGACGGGACTGGTGTATCGATCGGGTTTGATTTAGATGTGCTAGACCAGTTTATCACACCAACTATCGATACAGTTCCGTTCACTTCGCAAATCATTAATGTTAAATATGGTGACGAAGATTTTCTCGGAAACGCCAACCGATTTTTGTCTGACAAAAATTTTCATGACAACCCTGATGAAATAAACTTGTTCGTGAGGTTTGAACAGTATGCTTATAAAGACCTTTTTTATAAAGAGGAAAGTGAAGTCAGGTTGGTAGCAGAATTACCAAACCCTTTGACGTTTGAAAGGGGCTGTTTATATCAAGAGCAATACAAAAAGACAGTCCATGAGAGAGTGTCTCCTTATGGGCTTACAAAGTACTTACATTTCCAGCACAGTTGTCGTTGCACAAATCAAACTGCCATAAAGTCAATTAGACTTGGGCCTAAATGCCCTCTGGGTGTCGAGGATGTAAAATATTTGCTGTTTAAGCATGGTGTTGGTGATTACAACACGATAAAGATTGCGCACTCCAACGGCAATTATCGCTAG
- a CDS encoding tyrosine-type recombinase/integrase: MKSDKQETKQAPQKRRKLKARTAKKRKGTRSSDVSLNVDDYEQSSVARAVCHELSTKEPILAESTVVCMKTHARHIIRQLGTKSIDELCIEDIETLRTTLLKAGCRAKVINGCYTILRAICSKAQTSGHQKYDLMQTFKNLKVVNKEPHPLNEEEVRKLLLTETDDQVSKDMTIFGLLTALRISELICATWENVEFYVEEGVEKCRLFVDLAKPINQYKVTKTKESTRMIELSSEAAKILRRLQPITAMKAPISIDIVERDNITVRKDKRRFIFINDRTGRAWINSKQFAKQFFTEFLTKANVAHRGPNQLRHSCASVHYNSGTSVAWIADLLGHKDVSIVEQHYAKRNKVSLKKEQKKAEKTISDLFKLTDDNSIKVPDQIVTQKQRSQNATNKDNDFIMTMLELAGNTNDKTHREQILQAIAYTLDLDKE, encoded by the coding sequence ATGAAGTCTGATAAACAAGAAACAAAGCAAGCCCCGCAAAAACGAAGAAAGTTAAAAGCCAGAACTGCGAAAAAGCGCAAAGGCACGCGATCTTCCGATGTATCTCTTAATGTTGATGACTACGAGCAATCTTCAGTTGCTAGAGCAGTTTGTCATGAGTTAAGCACCAAAGAACCGATCTTAGCTGAATCTACCGTCGTTTGTATGAAGACACATGCAAGGCACATCATTAGACAGCTTGGCACAAAATCCATTGATGAACTTTGCATAGAAGATATTGAAACTCTCAGGACGACTCTACTAAAAGCGGGTTGTAGAGCGAAAGTCATAAACGGCTGTTACACAATACTGCGAGCGATTTGCTCAAAAGCACAAACATCAGGTCACCAGAAATATGACCTCATGCAAACATTTAAAAATCTAAAAGTAGTCAATAAAGAGCCGCATCCTCTCAATGAAGAAGAAGTGAGAAAGCTGCTCTTAACTGAAACCGATGATCAGGTATCAAAGGACATGACTATATTTGGTCTTTTGACAGCGCTACGTATCAGCGAACTTATCTGTGCAACATGGGAGAACGTTGAGTTTTATGTCGAGGAAGGCGTTGAGAAGTGCCGACTCTTTGTCGATCTAGCTAAGCCGATCAATCAGTACAAAGTTACGAAGACAAAAGAATCTACCCGAATGATAGAGTTATCTTCAGAAGCTGCGAAGATTCTAAGACGTTTACAACCAATCACTGCTATGAAAGCTCCTATCTCAATAGATATCGTAGAGCGAGACAATATCACTGTTCGGAAAGACAAACGCAGGTTCATCTTTATCAATGATCGAACAGGCCGAGCATGGATCAATTCAAAACAGTTCGCGAAACAGTTTTTCACCGAATTTCTGACCAAAGCTAATGTGGCTCACCGCGGCCCAAACCAACTTCGCCACAGTTGTGCATCGGTTCATTATAACAGTGGCACCAGTGTTGCCTGGATCGCAGACTTATTAGGACACAAAGACGTAAGTATCGTTGAGCAACACTATGCGAAGCGCAACAAAGTTAGTTTAAAAAAAGAACAAAAGAAAGCAGAGAAAACAATTTCCGATCTCTTTAAGTTAACTGACGATAATTCTATTAAAGTGCCTGATCAGATAGTTACCCAAAAACAACGATCCCAAAATGCAACGAATAAAGATAATGATTTTATTATGACAATGCTCGAGCTGGCGGGAAACACAAATGATAAAACACACAGGGAGCAAATTCTTCAAGCTATCGCATACACGCTAGATCTCGACAAGGAGTAG
- a CDS encoding LysR family transcriptional regulator yields the protein MKAKDISNLYLFCQSVECGGFAAASLKTHVSAPTLSRAVASLEDKLGEKLVHRNAKQFQLTTAGDEYYQRFAALFMQLNDEWTQLSNSQPVLTGEIRVSCPEPFADNFLQKMAIEFMQNHPEVSVTIQFSAGTERFFDEQIDLAIVTIPPHASHLIQRQLFESPLMLAASPNYIEKHGQPERAEELIDHQLLSGNNLPYWELKEDGKAIRIPYQPRYSVSSLRLNIDATLAGAGICMMPRAAFEKPAERKKLVEVLPDVECPTGKAFLVWADRKLIATRVVAFRDMIFERFGQSAEFLASINSERD from the coding sequence ATGAAAGCAAAGGACATCTCTAACCTCTACCTGTTTTGCCAATCTGTCGAGTGCGGTGGTTTTGCAGCCGCGAGTCTTAAAACCCACGTTTCAGCACCAACACTATCAAGGGCAGTGGCAAGCCTTGAAGATAAGCTGGGTGAAAAACTGGTACACCGTAATGCAAAGCAGTTCCAACTCACCACAGCAGGTGACGAATACTACCAACGCTTTGCTGCTCTCTTTATGCAGCTAAATGATGAGTGGACGCAGCTTTCCAATAGCCAGCCAGTATTAACGGGCGAAATCCGAGTCTCTTGCCCAGAGCCATTTGCGGATAACTTTTTGCAAAAAATGGCGATTGAGTTTATGCAGAATCACCCAGAAGTCTCCGTCACGATTCAATTTAGTGCAGGCACAGAGCGTTTCTTTGATGAGCAGATAGATCTTGCGATTGTGACCATTCCACCTCATGCCAGTCACTTAATACAGCGCCAATTGTTTGAGTCACCATTAATGCTTGCAGCATCCCCAAACTATATCGAAAAGCATGGCCAGCCTGAGCGGGCAGAAGAGTTGATTGATCATCAGCTACTATCTGGGAATAACTTGCCATACTGGGAACTAAAAGAAGATGGCAAAGCGATCCGTATCCCCTATCAACCACGATATTCCGTTAGCAGTTTACGCTTGAATATTGATGCAACATTAGCAGGTGCGGGGATCTGTATGATGCCGAGAGCCGCCTTTGAAAAGCCTGCCGAAAGAAAAAAGTTAGTCGAGGTATTGCCAGACGTTGAATGCCCTACAGGTAAAGCATTCTTGGTGTGGGCAGACAGAAAACTGATAGCGACCAGAGTGGTAGCTTTTAGAGATATGATTTTTGAACGCTTTGGTCAATCGGCAGAGTTTTTAGCTTCGATAAACTCAGAACGAGATTAA
- a CDS encoding DUF2798 domain-containing protein, translating into MKKLPRKFQYPLMVSMVLPTMLLSMPAIMVAKTLPANGVFFDAWLNAVSQMVPSALLVLALVAPTVRLFVTKVLLEPEVK; encoded by the coding sequence ATGAAAAAACTTCCACGTAAATTCCAATATCCACTAATGGTTTCTATGGTTCTGCCTACTATGCTTCTTAGTATGCCAGCTATCATGGTTGCTAAGACACTCCCTGCAAATGGTGTGTTCTTTGATGCGTGGTTAAATGCAGTTTCACAAATGGTGCCATCTGCACTGTTAGTTTTAGCCCTTGTTGCACCAACGGTTCGCCTGTTCGTAACCAAAGTGCTGCTAGAGCCTGAAGTAAAATAA
- a CDS encoding carboxymuconolactone decarboxylase family protein, with the protein MSEFKLHTVESAPEKSKAILEGAQKQMGMVPGLYAVMAESPQILTAYTQLHQQFTNTSFDAEELTVVWQTINVEHECHYCVPAHTGIAHSMKVDPALTEALRNDEAMPTEKLQALKDFTLAVVRERGNVSEADLTAFFSAGYGQQQVLEVILGLSQKVISNYVNHVAHTPVDKVFEKFAWSKK; encoded by the coding sequence ATGAGCGAATTTAAACTACACACTGTTGAGTCAGCACCGGAGAAAAGCAAAGCAATCCTTGAGGGCGCACAAAAGCAAATGGGTATGGTTCCGGGTCTTTACGCGGTAATGGCAGAATCTCCTCAAATTCTAACAGCATACACGCAACTGCATCAGCAATTTACTAACACGTCATTTGATGCGGAAGAACTAACGGTAGTATGGCAAACCATTAACGTTGAGCACGAGTGTCACTACTGCGTTCCTGCACACACTGGTATCGCACACTCGATGAAGGTTGACCCTGCACTGACTGAAGCACTGCGTAATGATGAAGCAATGCCAACTGAAAAGTTGCAAGCACTTAAAGACTTCACTCTAGCGGTAGTGCGTGAGCGTGGCAATGTATCAGAGGCAGACCTAACAGCATTCTTCTCAGCGGGTTACGGTCAGCAGCAGGTACTTGAAGTGATTCTTGGCCTATCGCAAAAGGTGATCAGCAACTACGTAAACCACGTTGCTCACACACCTGTAGACAAAGTATTTGAAAAGTTTGCTTGGTCTAAAAAATAG
- a CDS encoding tyrosine-type recombinase/integrase: MREHMECKKTGVKKPFRLEEIWRIRTRLELSNNLMELSLLNLAIDSKLRSNDLLSLRVSDVSSNFLVFNRVQYVQKKTGNDVQFEITQRTQQTLSHWIKDQELQPKDYLFPSPRKPHQSLSYSYYRRIIRSWALALGHNPDLYGTHSLRRTKATLIYQKTKNIRAIQLLLGHTKIENTIKYLGVELEDALRLSEEIES, from the coding sequence ATGAGGGAGCATATGGAGTGCAAGAAAACGGGCGTAAAAAAGCCATTTAGATTGGAGGAAATTTGGCGGATTAGAACTCGCTTAGAGCTCAGTAATAATCTGATGGAACTATCTCTTCTTAACCTTGCAATCGATAGCAAGCTACGTTCGAATGACCTCTTATCATTAAGGGTGTCAGATGTTTCATCTAACTTCTTAGTATTCAACCGTGTTCAATATGTTCAGAAAAAGACTGGCAATGACGTTCAGTTTGAAATCACTCAGAGAACACAGCAAACGCTGAGTCATTGGATTAAAGACCAAGAACTTCAACCTAAAGACTACCTTTTTCCAAGCCCACGGAAGCCCCATCAATCTCTAAGCTATTCATATTACCGCCGAATAATTCGGAGTTGGGCACTTGCTTTAGGCCACAATCCTGATCTCTATGGCACTCATTCATTGCGCCGAACCAAGGCTACCTTGATATACCAGAAAACTAAAAATATTCGAGCAATTCAGCTTTTACTCGGGCACACCAAGATCGAAAATACCATCAAATATTTGGGTGTTGAGTTGGAAGATGCCCTACGTTTATCTGAAGAAATTGAGAGCTGA
- a CDS encoding tyrosine-type recombinase/integrase, producing the protein MYLQKAPNGVYQTRVCTPKELRFHGYPYDFKFSLLTRDRQLAIERNFEIAQCIRAAYRIAMQGTIPSAKTFTHTLREQIRVIRMEYNEAQQTDFSLEESSKPGFSDFPELDHIDFHTLEPYPASQQHPISLYSVESLLREFLASKRVENVRALTVHQLEQRISHFLSFAHSNNTVYITSATFMQYVTQLHSEKRSMKTNKDYFASTTQFFGWLYQMDYISHNPTDKVSPKFRAKQHASTERERWTEKELFDFLSSKAFRNQSLDFQWITQLQLFHGLRTGEACQLYTNDVTEVEGIWCLHVNDKSTDQHLKNSHAIRFVPLHPHIREDFIAFVRSRSKRNNRPLFHYKPLSVDKDWTKTYRTQFGKVQTKIGMKPKHRPTSYGLRHTFIDQLKIADEAEHVVAEIVGHTNPHMTFGRYGKKLKVTRLLEAVAKFNMTVEISHD; encoded by the coding sequence ATGTACTTACAAAAAGCGCCAAATGGTGTATATCAAACCCGCGTTTGCACTCCAAAAGAGCTTCGCTTCCATGGCTATCCGTACGATTTCAAATTCAGTTTGCTTACTCGCGATAGACAATTAGCTATCGAGCGTAACTTCGAGATTGCTCAGTGCATCCGCGCTGCTTATCGCATAGCAATGCAAGGCACTATACCTAGTGCGAAAACCTTCACGCATACTTTAAGGGAACAAATTAGAGTAATACGAATGGAGTATAATGAAGCGCAACAAACTGATTTCTCTCTCGAAGAATCAAGTAAGCCAGGTTTTAGTGACTTTCCTGAGCTTGACCACATCGATTTTCACACATTAGAACCTTACCCAGCTTCTCAGCAGCATCCAATTTCTCTTTATAGCGTAGAGAGCTTGCTGAGAGAGTTCTTAGCATCAAAGCGTGTAGAGAACGTCAGAGCGCTGACTGTACATCAACTCGAACAGCGCATATCTCATTTCTTGTCTTTTGCTCACAGTAATAACACTGTCTACATTACGTCAGCGACATTTATGCAATATGTGACTCAGCTTCACAGTGAAAAGCGGTCAATGAAGACAAACAAAGATTACTTTGCTTCAACGACTCAGTTCTTCGGGTGGCTGTATCAGATGGACTACATATCTCATAATCCAACGGATAAAGTATCGCCCAAATTTAGAGCTAAGCAACACGCTAGCACCGAGCGCGAACGCTGGACGGAGAAAGAACTCTTTGACTTTCTATCGAGTAAAGCTTTTCGTAATCAGTCACTCGATTTTCAGTGGATTACGCAACTTCAACTATTTCACGGACTGAGAACGGGAGAAGCTTGTCAACTCTATACAAATGACGTCACAGAGGTTGAAGGGATCTGGTGCCTGCACGTTAACGACAAGTCAACAGATCAGCACTTAAAGAATTCCCACGCTATTCGATTCGTCCCACTACATCCACATATACGGGAGGACTTTATAGCGTTTGTTCGTAGCCGCAGTAAACGCAATAACCGCCCTCTCTTTCATTACAAGCCCTTGTCAGTCGATAAAGATTGGACAAAGACTTATCGAACTCAGTTCGGTAAGGTGCAAACAAAGATTGGAATGAAACCCAAACATAGACCGACTTCTTATGGGTTACGCCACACATTCATTGACCAGCTTAAAATTGCAGACGAGGCGGAACATGTCGTCGCAGAAATTGTTGGTCATACCAATCCGCACATGACTTTTGGTCGCTACGGAAAAAAGCTAAAAGTCACTCGACTTCTTGAAGCCGTAGCTAAGTTTAATATGACGGTGGAGATATCTCATGATTAA
- a CDS encoding MaoC family dehydratase has translation MKVVKLFKQRADSIKHQSELMQWMSPAIREYWTEFVDKTNHSNFLAWVRDYHKPAVNEPEVAQVEPEIVLKPAAQALYDELQEQIGTVIHEGSWIHVGQERINQFGAITEDNQWIHTDPERAVEESPFKTTIAHGFLTLSLLPVLTDSVDADKPLFPTAKMMVNIGLNQVRFPYPVKVGSNLRAQSTLVKVTPIKKGLEIEREIRVQIEGVRRPACIATSVIHLHF, from the coding sequence ATGAAAGTTGTAAAATTGTTTAAACAAAGAGCTGATTCTATTAAGCATCAGTCTGAGCTTATGCAATGGATGTCGCCAGCGATTAGAGAGTATTGGACGGAGTTTGTTGATAAAACGAACCACAGCAATTTTCTAGCGTGGGTTCGAGACTATCACAAGCCAGCGGTTAATGAACCAGAAGTTGCACAGGTCGAACCAGAAATTGTGCTCAAACCCGCAGCTCAAGCATTGTATGACGAGTTACAAGAGCAAATCGGTACCGTTATTCACGAAGGCAGCTGGATTCATGTCGGTCAAGAGCGTATTAATCAGTTTGGTGCGATTACCGAGGATAACCAGTGGATCCATACCGATCCAGAGCGCGCTGTTGAAGAGTCACCGTTTAAAACAACCATTGCGCACGGCTTCCTGACGCTGTCGCTGTTGCCAGTATTAACAGACAGTGTTGACGCAGATAAGCCACTGTTCCCGACGGCAAAGATGATGGTCAATATTGGTCTGAACCAGGTGCGTTTTCCTTACCCAGTGAAGGTTGGCAGTAATCTGCGCGCACAGAGTACTTTAGTTAAAGTAACGCCGATCAAAAAAGGTTTGGAGATCGAGCGAGAAATCCGTGTACAGATCGAAGGTGTGCGTCGCCCAGCTTGTATCGCAACATCGGTTATTCACTTGCACTTCTAA
- a CDS encoding VRR-NUC domain-containing protein, whose protein sequence is MSKISPITLEPKYYLSNFMTLLRSVERLYGDLLNKMEHDWFARFYALEQDEQCLLIRMMTRKGEWFRSDKLTYPELSGTEQLLSKLELAGFLDLTPPSSPRELADKLLTKPELLSLFPELPKALRKPELIALLPEQIESTEISLPFTPVKLIDNDKLPLFCLLFFGNRHQEFAQFVLENLGIHTFEQYEISTETRLFHSREELLSSLAIGDLAASYEEIDRKSQQALLDFSQSLPLPHGKHASRTYHKLVNSVARDLERNGAFDDALNLFNQTITPPSRERQARILKAQAKFENALEIVESMLEGPLSIEEFEVAERLSAPLYKALRIPKPKAEKLSPPETHRTLDLNTHRVELAVVEALKSEGWQAFYLENQFLNTLFGLAFWDILFAPIEGAFVNPYQRQPLDLYRKDFVENREHIVERRLHEIRQQGIANLVNRHKSKVGLQNPFIIWELLDESWLSLAQENISNEQLVGLFTVMLDDIRAYRAGQPDVVAFKDGDWMWCEVKGPGDKLQHNQIRWMKQFEGLNIRYQVCYVNHR, encoded by the coding sequence GTGAGTAAGATTTCTCCAATCACCCTCGAGCCAAAATACTACCTAAGCAATTTCATGACGTTGCTGCGCAGCGTAGAGCGATTGTATGGTGATTTATTAAATAAGATGGAGCACGACTGGTTCGCTCGCTTTTACGCCCTCGAACAAGATGAGCAGTGCCTTCTGATCCGTATGATGACTCGTAAGGGAGAGTGGTTTCGAAGTGACAAACTGACCTACCCTGAGCTTTCAGGCACAGAGCAATTACTTAGTAAACTTGAGCTTGCCGGTTTCCTCGATTTAACGCCACCGAGTTCGCCACGTGAATTAGCCGACAAACTCCTAACCAAACCAGAGCTATTGTCACTGTTCCCGGAGTTACCGAAGGCTCTTCGTAAACCAGAGCTTATTGCCCTGCTCCCTGAACAAATAGAAAGCACGGAAATCTCATTACCATTTACGCCCGTTAAGCTCATCGACAACGACAAACTGCCACTATTTTGTTTACTGTTCTTCGGTAATCGACATCAAGAGTTCGCTCAGTTTGTACTCGAAAACTTAGGGATCCATACTTTCGAACAATACGAGATTTCCACCGAAACACGCTTATTTCACTCTAGAGAGGAATTGCTTTCATCATTAGCCATTGGCGATCTCGCTGCCAGCTATGAAGAGATAGACCGTAAATCGCAACAAGCATTGCTCGATTTTTCTCAATCCCTACCACTACCACATGGCAAACACGCATCGCGCACATACCATAAGTTGGTTAATTCAGTTGCGCGCGACCTCGAACGAAATGGCGCATTCGACGACGCGTTAAACCTGTTTAACCAAACCATCACGCCACCTTCGAGGGAGCGTCAAGCACGCATACTGAAAGCTCAAGCCAAATTTGAAAATGCACTAGAGATCGTTGAATCAATGCTAGAGGGTCCACTCAGCATTGAAGAGTTTGAAGTGGCAGAACGTTTGTCAGCGCCTCTATACAAAGCATTGAGGATCCCAAAACCAAAGGCGGAAAAACTGTCTCCCCCAGAGACGCATCGCACGTTGGATCTTAACACGCATCGTGTTGAGCTTGCCGTTGTCGAAGCCCTTAAAAGCGAAGGCTGGCAGGCTTTTTATCTTGAGAATCAATTCCTAAACACCTTGTTTGGTCTCGCATTCTGGGACATTTTATTCGCTCCTATTGAGGGGGCCTTCGTAAATCCCTATCAACGGCAACCTTTGGACTTATATCGAAAAGATTTCGTTGAGAATCGTGAGCATATAGTTGAACGCAGGCTGCATGAGATCCGGCAACAAGGTATTGCCAATTTAGTTAACCGACACAAAAGCAAGGTTGGCCTCCAAAATCCGTTTATTATTTGGGAGTTACTGGATGAGTCATGGCTTTCACTAGCCCAGGAAAACATTAGCAACGAGCAGCTTGTTGGCCTTTTTACGGTGATGCTCGATGACATTCGCGCTTATCGCGCCGGTCAACCTGACGTTGTGGCGTTTAAAGATGGTGATTGGATGTGGTGTGAAGTGAAAGGACCCGGCGACAAATTACAGCACAACCAAATACGATGGATGAAGCAGTTCGAGGGGCTCAATATTCGCTATCAAGTATGCTACGTAAACCATAGATAA